The Bacillota bacterium genome includes the window CATGAGGATGAACCTGAATATACTCTAATTGAGTATTCATATTATCTTATGGCTAAAAAGGCTGGTATCACAATGAGTGAATGCAGATTATTCACTGAAGGAAATAACAACCATTTTATGACTAAACGATTTGATAGAGACAAAGGTGAAAAAGTACATATGCAATCTTTAGGTGCGATTTTACACCTTGATTACAATACTCCAGCATTATGTAGCTATGAAAGAGCTGCTTTAACTGCTAAGCAAATTGGATGTCCAAGTAATGATATTGAACAATTTTTTAAAAGAATGGTATTCAATGTACTTGCGGTTAACCAAGATGACCATGTTAAGAACATATCTTTCCTAATGGATAGAAAAGGTAACTGGTATTTATCACCTGCTTATGATGTTACCTTTGCTTATGATCTATCGAATCAATGGCTTAAATCTCATCAGATGAGTATAAATGGGAAAACTACAAAATTTAATAAAGAAGATTTGATGCAATGTGGTAAATCGATGGATATTAAAACTTCAAAGTGTAGCAAGATTATAGACGAAGTATATAATATTGTAAAGGAATATGAGATTCTAGCACGTAGTGTAAATATAAAAGAGAGTACGATTAAACTATTAACGAATATACAAAAAACACACCATTCTTATTTTTTTGAGTAATCAATTATTGGATATTGATATATTTAAGCGGACACAAAAAACCTGCATTTCTTACGGCTTTAAATAGAATATAGTAAGTGTAGATTCATTAATATCTTCTCCAACGATAGAGAGTCAATTCAGAAGCATAGGTTTGATACCAAAGTATCAAGCCTTTTTTCTTTGCAAAAAGGGACATTTTTCCCTTCTGCCAATTTCCAATAGTCCTGTAGAGGTTGAATTCCATACTTTTGCAGGTTTTTTTATTTTAAGAGTTCAAACTTTTGACGATTACATTTCAATTTATACGATTACCTTATAAATCAAAAGAATTGATGGTTAATCTTAGAAGTGCTTATCATTGAAAATAGCGTTATTTTAGCTTTAAAGTAAATTGTCTTCATAAGGTGTGCCTTTACAAATCTGGATGAAATTGTTATAATTCGATTATTAACACATGAATTTGGTGTTTTGATTTCACGATATACATCGTTTTTACAATTCATTTTTGATATAATTATATAAAAGGGTGATTAACATATGAAATATATGAATTTTAATCGTTCGTGTTCATATACTTGTTTGGCATATATGATTGAAGATTATGGATTAGAATATACCGATAAAGACATAGCACTTGAAATGAAGCTAGCTTATCTTTTTTTTATTGATTCGAAGAATGATGAATATTTTTCTGGCGCAATGCTACAAGGGAAAAAATGGTTTGATCTATTCTTAAATCGTCATTCATATGAGTTTATCGAAAATAAGTACAATAAATCTGATGCGGTATGTTTTATTAAAAAAACAATGCGTAAATTAATGATTGGTATTA containing:
- a CDS encoding type II toxin-antitoxin system HipA family toxin is translated as MIKVAKVKLWGTIIGYFTLDESKGFVSFEYEMNFLNSGIEVSPIKMPLSRKIYEFPELLNTSFKGVPGLISDSLPDKFGNAIIDRWLASQGRTSESFNVLERLCYTGKRGMGALEYEPDSSGNKDSDEEVSIAKMVDFASAILDKQKSLSLTSGDDISYQQLLKLGTSAGGARAKAIIAYNKKTREFRSGQIDLGEDFEHWLIKFDGVRKNGDYNHEDEPEYTLIEYSYYLMAKKAGITMSECRLFTEGNNNHFMTKRFDRDKGEKVHMQSLGAILHLDYNTPALCSYERAALTAKQIGCPSNDIEQFFKRMVFNVLAVNQDDHVKNISFLMDRKGNWYLSPAYDVTFAYDLSNQWLKSHQMSINGKTTKFNKEDLMQCGKSMDIKTSKCSKIIDEVYNIVKEYEILARSVNIKESTIKLLTNIQKTHHSYFFE